CACCAATTTACGTGCCGGATCCCAATAAGGCTCCACAGCAATGTTATAATAGGGTTGGAAGACTGCATCAACTGATTCGTTAACTTCTGGCACGGTGTAGCACCAGGCAGCTATGACACCATGAGGTTTTTTGAGTACCCACTTCGCTTGTTGGTAGAAATTAGGGAGATCAAACCAATGGATGGCCTGAGCAATGGTCACAACATCAATGCTTGATTGAGGTGCAATACTGGATTCAAGCTCAGCAATAGACATGGTAGGAGGTGTCAGTTGGTATCTAATATTGGGTAGCCTTGGAGCGAATGCAAGCTGTTTTGGACTTGTGTCTGTGGCTATGACATTCTTGTAGATCCCAGATAGCTGAAAAATAAGGTTGTATTAGAACAAAAGTCTACAAAAAGCAAATGTTTAAAATGGAATTAGATGTATTTACAAAATAGCAGTGAGCAATCAAAGCAATTTCTATAAAGATATAGAAGGAGCATATGGGGCACAATTAAAGTGAGAAATGCTAGAATATATGTGCTGGACAATAATTGGGTATAGTTCCGTAGTAGTACATTCAATTTCTCAATTGAATTCAAACACATAAttggatttaatttaattatgtttgCAAAAGATAATATCGTTTGCTCTATGAAGTTATGACAAACTCTTTCACTtcatacataaattttttttttggagtccTGCATAATGTGGAACTGTTGAATTAGCCAATGCACTTCTTTCTTTGCTACTAGTAATGTGGGCTATATAGCTTATATACTAAAATTTTTGGCATAGTATGATTAGTGTCATGACCCCAGTAATACTAGCTATTAGGATCCtcttaactatttttttatttgaaattgattaatttcataattcaaattaaatattataaatcaaAAAGTGCATagtattttatcattttaatcataaaaaaaaaatatactgcACCTAATTAACTATACCTCGTTTcaactaaaatgaattttgtttGAACAGAAAGACCccacaaagacaaaaacaaaattgttatttaGACGGATGGAAGGGGAAAAGAAACTCACAGATTGAGCAGCTTGGCCGCTTCCAGCGCCAACATCCCATGCAAGGTCGTGAGAGGGTGTCTTGGAAGCAATGAATTCAAACAATTCTGGAGGATAACTAGGCCTACCCTCTGCGTACTGCTCTGCCTGCTTAATGAACAAGTCTgccatttctttcttcttctttttctctctctctctctccaagttTTAAGTATGGCTCTATTCTATCTTGGGTACCccatttatttgtaaaaaaatcgAAGGTAGAGCCACGTGAAATAAAGAAGACGCATTCGCTGtgaatcacaactttacagggCAGGGCTAACTGGGGAAGCATCATCGCGACTCGCGAGTTCCGTGTTATAATATCATGTTTTGACCCAAATTTCATTGGAGCAAACACAGTGGCGGCTccggatttatttatttaagatttgGTACTATAATTCACGTTTAGCATATTCCAAAACTTTATTCCATTCAAATGGATTATGGGtggcttttatatttttttatgagatttgatcgattactttttttttttttttaatagatttgaGATCAAATTGGTTTGTTGTTTGGACTTATTCTTAAATGGCCAAACCATGTTTAAGGGGACCAAGTTCAATTCAGTCGGGCTAAAAGAAAACAAGTAATGCTCTTTAcacaaaaattttgacaacatttttcacaccTATCAGACTGTCAAGTTTTCACTAATTCTCAATTAGGCTAAATactgatatcattttttttacttattactattaataatttgaCACATCAatatgtgttaattttttttgtgtgtctaTACTCAGTAGACTTTCCCAAAGAAAATTTAGTGTATTCCAAAGTTTTATTTTAGTgtggttaaaaaaaatgtttaaaaatattacattttacatataaaaaaaatttctattgcCAACTCAGTTTGAACCCCGACTGAATGTGGTGCCTGCACCGAGCCAACGTACCTTGTCCATTGCGAGGAATAGTGATGCTGTACAAATTGTTCACGAAGTCTCATTTCGGTCTTTTTATCAAGTGACTATTATAACTTAAATTCTATTATCACAAACTAAGtcacaatttttgtcacaattattCACATGTTTAATTGTAAATAATGGAGAAAAGTGACgagtatatataaaagtgataAGTAGCCGATCAAAGTCTACCACATAAGATAATTGTGGCAAAAGTTGTGATTTAGTTTCTGGTACTAGAATtactaataacttattatcaCTTATGTGCTTTGTTTATTGTACACTAAATCTGTGTAATTTTTGCCTGTGTGCGACAAGGGGTACGAAATAAGTATTTCCCTTTCATTATTAACTGTAAAGAAgatagtttatttatattatattcatGTACACTTTAAACAAACTATTCTGGTTGCAAACTATATTATTCTGGTTGAATAATACACTTTACGCAAAGTTACGTGTCCATTTAGGTAGGATTCAGTGATTCACCACCATTTTTAAGATTTCTAACATTCATAAATCATTTTTCTTCACGATTATTTTCTTGCATCATTTTCTtagaaagcaaataaaaattaagactatgtgttagagagaaaaataatattaattcaaAACACACAGGTAAGGTAAGATATTTTGAAGAGGTAGGTCCAATTTGGTCGTTCCCAGTCTATACTGGAGTCAGTAAAGAAATAGAGTCAATAGACACACACGTCATGGGTGGGGGAACAAGAGTCCTTCCTTGCTCCTTCCTTCCCATTCAGAACGTGCACGCCAAGTTGTTTTCTAGCTATGCACATTGCGGGtggcattttgttttgttttttagataaGATAGTATCTACACTAATCGAATTTTGGTGTAGATGGGGTTCAAACTCTAGATTTCTTATTTAATGAGAAGAGACTCTACCAGTTAAATTAACTAGAACTCACAATTAATTGGCATCTAGTATAGTGTATTTTGTCCTTATGAGACAAGCATATGCtctccgttttttttttttttttttttttttttttttttttaaatttttttttatccatggTTTTAATATTAAGggattaaaatgacaaaaattcaaaagtgcaggggtttaattttaaattttgaaattgagttatatgttacaacttacaatgaATCTAATATGAGATATTTATAGGAGactaaatttaaaactaactaTACACCAAACCACGGTTACTAAACTTGTAGTACAAATAAAATACATTACTTGCACATCAAATATGATTGGGATTGAGCTTGATATCTTTAACACATGGTTTAAAGCCTTTCAGCCATTTGTATTCTTAGCTCAACTCCAATACGAAGAGCCATTTTCGGAGCACCACACAAAGAGATTTGTGAGGTTTGCTATAATATCTTAATGCCCGTTCTCTATTATATGGTTCTTCTTAATCCTGCTTAGCTTATACATCCCATCATATAGTAAAGATTTTCCAAGAATCGTTTTTTATTAGCTCACTCATATATCAATTTCACTTTGAGTGTTTGAATGTTTAAAACCACATGGCCAAATCTTAAGTGAATTATAGTGCTAGAGATTTTAACATGGATACAATAATTTCAAAGGTTCTAAGACTACCAAGATAGTTAGGAAAACATGACGTTTGCAGATGTTGCATAGAATCTAGGCTAGCAGAGGTTTTGTAAGTTGTTGCTTGTTATAATTGTGCTTTAAATAGTGGATTTTCTATGAGAGTGTTTGTTCTCGTTTTTCCTTTGAGGGATTCTCATTTAGTGGTCATTTGGTTGGGATGATTACTAGGGATGGAGAATGGAGGAAAATGGCtcttttttgggttgtttggtTAGGAAGGGAAACTGGGGGGAGATTTTCATGGGGCTCAAGAATTTTCTTCATGAGCTCACCATTTAGGATTATTTTGTTCTCTCCCCAATTTAGGGGAAAATGTGTGGAAAAGAGgggaaattattgtatactcccggagtactataaatgcgtattctctcctctcacataaatgatgGGTCCtgctaattaaattcatggtaggacctaccattcatgtgagaggagagagtacgcatctatggtactccgagagtacctaataattttccgaGAAAGAGGGGGTCTTATTGGGAAATTACCCATCTTTCCCACTTGTATATgacgtttttttaattattatttatttttaatactaacaaaaatttaaaaaaaaattaaactattaatttttttaatgagaataaatttatacaaattacattttctatcatctcatttttcttctcaaccaaacaattttttttcccattcattcacttttccatcctcctaaCCAAGCACACAtaagagaaaattaaatattttctatctccCAAATTTTCCATCCTATCATTATTTACTAtcccccaaccaaacaaaactttAGTTTTTCCTCGTGATCAATCTTTGTGTCAACctttattgctttgatttgatatATTGCATAAATTGTgttgtatgtgtatatatatattctgccaagttattttttctttgatgtgagtatttgttaatttatttaattccaTATTGTTAATCACTTAGGGgtataaacttaattttttagcacttttgttttcaattagcaattaatttttttatttatttattgaaagttttgaaatttgagaTATCAAAATCATAATAACACAAACATTGGAGggttaaaaagttattttagccAAATATTCCAACATCTTATGCAATCTATACTCTTAGAACACTAGCATTCgaggatgcaaaaaaaaatctattttacatCCTTAAacattactttatttattttatcaactCATTTTACAAATCACCCTAtatttcagtttttattttacatacaacccaataaaataatataaactacctaataaaataataaaaagtattcttatttctctctttcataGGTTGCAAATTCTTTTAGATATACAAACCCAGggaaaaattggcctttgcccctttcaaaaaaacaatctagcattttgccctatttcccaaactaattaggaaaatacccctcttttgaaactcgattttctcaaaatcgagttaagccctatagtggcgtttttaaggaatagtgacgttttgtaactcgatctccatgaagtcgagttataggtaaaaaaaaagaaaaaaaaattgcatgtaactcaatttcatggagatcgagttacaaaacgccactatagatccttaaaacgtcactatagactccttaaaacgccattatagggctctagaatttttcttttttaataactcgattttgagaaaattgagtttcaaaagaagaagatttttctaattagtttgggaaatggggcaaaatgctgggtttttttttttttttttttttggaaaggggCATTTGCCTATTTTCTCCTACAAACCCAAATAGAGGGGTTTTTACTGTCTTGGGTTGTAAAATAGTAACTGGGGGTGTTATGCTAGTGCTCTAACTTCATTCTTTGTACTTTCCTCACTTTAGACCAAAAACAAAGTCAGCAGAAAGAGACAGCTGGGCGTTCTCGACCACCAAACTAAAGTTCGAGATTGAACCCTTTCCTAATAAGTTTCCTTTGCAAGATTTCCAACTTATCGAAAGCAGAGTTGTTAAGGATTGCCTCTGGGAATCGAGATCAAAGAATGGGCCACGTGCTCCTTCCACTAGAGTtgagttttctctctaaattatTTGTTTCACTCCATAACATCAACATTCTAGACTTTGTTTACATTTTCCTTATCACTTTATTCACTTAACCTAACATTTCATTTACTTGGAAATGATACCATTTCTTGTTCAATTATGTCAAATTTTAGCATTTCCTAGATGCAGTGCACTATTTTTAAATGGCTTGACATTGGATACACCTTCAAATTTGTTATCTTTAATTTGAactataaaaaggaaaaatttcaaatttatctttgtttttgtttttttagacaATTTTTAATCTCTatggattatttttatttctggtTTTCTTACAAACTATAACATATCTGAAGTTGTGAGCATGATGAGAAGACAGAGAGCAAATAGCTaattgctttatttatttatttcgaTTAATTGTTACAACGAATGGGGGAGGGGATTTGAATCTTGGTTCTCAATATAAAAAGAAACCGGTCAATgcaattgagttacaaggccCTTGGCATGTCCTGTTgtaattgatcaaattaattagATAAGGCGGATTGAAATGTTTtctgatttattattgaaaaagataCATCTGTATATTATAAGCTTGTCATGAATTTTTGTTGCTGAGATTATTGTTAGACTCTTTAGACACTTGCTTAGTAAGCAGCATGTAAAGAAAAGaagtttctagagagaatttttgAATTGATTCTAATTCATTGAAATCAAGTAATTGTTAGTTTACAAGCAATGATTACTATATATACATGTACAAAACAGAGATGCAAAAGAGGCGCCAAAAACAACTCTTAACTAACTTTTCTAACAGCTATCCTAACAGTATAACTACCAccacttataagttataactacaCCAATGAATACATGACAGTTGTCTAAGTCACgtgctctctttctttcacacGTGCTGAAGCATTAAACTTGTGATGTGTCGTTTTTATTCATCTGTTTTGATCTTGATTGTCATTTAGGCTCTATTTCCTTTTGCTGTTTACTACTTGCATTAGTCtcaaccatggttttaaaaaccgataCGGTGAAAGAATCGAAAAAGGTGCTAATTACCGGTTTTATGATCAGACCGATGGTCGAACTGGtgacgtcataaataatttaattattatttatttaaattatataaataattaataaattttttatataagaaagtaagattattattataatgtatttatttattttttttaataaaaaaaaaaaactcaaattttaaataatgctgtaattaaaaatattaaagtaaCCTTCTAATAAAGTTTAAGTTGCCCAGTTTTTCTCATTTCCCAACCCACCCAAGTGAAAAGTCCCCTATATCATTAATATCATCACCAACTCCCATTGTTACTTTATTTTTCTGTCTTTTGACTCTAATTGCTATACTTTCTTCTCACTGTACGAGTCTCAAGTCCAGGTTCTCCTCTTATTGtcattattatcatcatcatcatcatcttcttcttcttcttcttcttcttctccacacACCCAGAAAGAATGAACCACCACTGCTGCTCCAGCTCCAATCTCCAAAAGGAAAGAGGACGAGGGCGagaccaaaaggaaaaaagaaaaaagaaaaaaacccaatCGAGAAGGGTAGAGGCGTAGAGCTTCAGACGTCATGACTTATGaagatgagaaggaaaaaaaaatgagatgagGGAGGTTGGCAGAGAGGCGTGCGTGCGTGGGTGCATTTCCTTGAGTTGAGTTGAAACTTGAGTGAGGTGagtgagatgagatgagagtgtGGCAGAGAGTGAGATGAGATGAGAATGAGGCAGGGAGTCTGAGATGAGGGAGGCATGAGTGTGAGACTGTGAGAGTGTTTAGGTCCTTTAGGGTTAGTTTTTAGGGTTAAAACAACATAGTTTTAGGTTAATAAAAGTCAAAAAATCCCAACCAGTCATTAACCGGTTCAACAATGCCGGTTCCTGGTTCTCCGGTTGAACTAGtcagtttttgatttttttcggtttttaagttatttttagtttttatccATAATTGGACCGGATTAGAATCTGGTTCCCGGTTGAACCGGTCAAACCAGCCGATTCGGTCCAGTTTTTAAACTATGGTCTCAACACAGCTCATctgttaaataaaatgattagaGACATAATTGATAAGTACTCTGTAGAAACTCTAGACATGTTTCCTCACACAATCTTTTTTGTGTGTTCATGACTATGTGCATAAATGAATGGATAAAGAAACCAAATTGCAGTCTGTCAAAGCAAATAACTAcgaatttaaaaattttgcagtGGTTTTGGCATaacagtgtttttctttttatttattttctttttgtttgtttctctcctttataaattataaaaatattttattttgttgtgtgcaagtttttttcttctctgaaAAGTGAAAACTGTTGTCAAGATTAGTCGCTACCCCTAGAAAATATGGTTTCTTGAACACAATGACTCCATTTGTAGTTCCTGGTATGCGAATTATggggaaaaattattttcttttgagagagagagtctttTGTATCTTGATTTTGATCTATCTTGTAATATTAACACAACAAGTTAATTCAAGTAGCAAGAAttgtcctaaaaaaaaaaagttttgtgaaTTAGAATTTATGGTATAAACGTGAGAGTTTATAATTTTGATTTCTATCATAAattctgatagtttttagaccccttaaacaatagatttaacctaggtaattagccaagttgttacttagtccaattaaacaagtctaggttatcacaataacaagatcaaatcatgcaaagcagcggaaaataaataacacaagatatgatcacccaggaaaccaaaccggtaaaaattggggaggatttgacctagctattctcaaggtagacttgaatccactatcttgaaagaatcgaagttcatacaataagacttacaagcccccacgctcgacttcttattgctatcaaccagtagaacttactgacacgaccacgtgcaagttccgaatccacggactccttctttcttggattcaccaccagatacaagcacacccgcttgtattttctttaagcttcaatggcttcaactgaattgatcatcaaggcgtagataaatcttctccttgaaaaccctaagtttgtgtaaaggaaaactcctctagatctcacaagagatttacataaACTGCAATTataagcaacactaaaacgtggctagggtttgtcttttatacttaggacaaataagaaaccttaaaaacgttttaaaacacttagggctgagttggatgaatctgcagaaaaacattctgcccgagcttcgatcgatcgagcctgtcttttgatcgatcgagctaggccgaaaggcacaatgcttcctgctttaactcgattccaactttacataaaatcacaactttaagCTGAACTAAAACCACttctaaaatattgttttgatcatggtttgccaacaatacaaattagagttctaaatacataaaatcctaagacttttagaacctaacaaattccttccctttttttggagggggggggggggggggaggggggacaTATGAACAGAGTAGAAAAAAACTTACCTAAGTAATTAAGAGGAGCAATATaatgtcaaaaaagaaaagaaaagagtactgcctttttttataaaaaaaatgctctgTAAATCATTAGCAGTTAGCAGTTAGCAGTGCTCACTAGAGCAAAAGATGATCCTGCAGCTAAAATATTGAcaccttttttttaagaaaaaaaatttaacttagTCATGAATGAATTTATTACAAAATGATGGAATTGAAGTAGTAGCAGTAATTTACAATGCCATCT
The sequence above is drawn from the Quercus robur chromosome 7, dhQueRobu3.1, whole genome shotgun sequence genome and encodes:
- the LOC126693506 gene encoding uncharacterized protein LOC126693506 isoform X2 encodes the protein MADLFIKQAEQYAEGRPSYPPELFEFIASKTPSHDLAWDVGAGSGQAAQSLSGIYKNVIATDTSPKQLAFAPRLPNIRYQLTPPTMSIAELESSIAPQSSIDVVTIAQAIHWFDLPNFYQQAKWVLKKPHGVIAAWCYTVPEVNESVDAVFQPYYNIAVEPYWDPARKLVDNKYETIDFPFEPVDGADHTGPFPFVTERLMDLDSYFTYLRSWSAYQTAKEKGVELLSNDVIEEFKRAWTEDGQDKKVVKHPIYLRIGRVGNE